The sequence below is a genomic window from Lentimicrobium saccharophilum.
CCGGCCGAATTTGCCAAGTTCGCTACCAATCTTGCTATAGCACGGTTTTTCAGCGGTCAGCACATCAACGTCAAAGATTTTAAAACCAGGATCATACCACTTATCCTTTTGGGTATACCGGGCCTGCTTATCCTGCTGCAGAACGATACCGGCTCGGCTCTTGTCTATTCATCATTTATTCTTGTGCTTTACCGGATGGGCATGTCAGGCAATCTGCTGCTTGCAGGTGCGCTTGTGGTTCTGATTGCTCTGTCAACACTCATGGTCGGGCACATATATGTATCCGGATTACTGGTAATCATGGCCGGGCTGCTCTTTGCCTTTATGAAGCGGAACCGCAGGAATATCATTAACCTGCTGGCGCTGCTGGCGCTAGGCATTGGCTTTACCTTTTCGGTGGAATATGTGGTTGAGAACTTCCTTGAAGAGCATCAGAAAACCAGGATCAACGTGCTGCTGGGCAAGGAACTCGACCTGAAAGGTGCCGGTTATAATGTAAACCAGTCAAAAATTGCCATTGGTTCGGGAGGCTTCCTTGGCAAAGGCTACCTGAATGGTACGCAGACAAAATATAACTTCGTCCCCGAGCAAAGCACCGACTTTATTTTTTGCACTGTTGGTGAAGAGTGGGGGTTCGTGGGTTCGCTGGTGATCATTGTGCTGTTTTTGTATTTCCTGACCAGGATCGTAAACCTGGCCGAGCGACAACGATCCGACTTCAGCAGAATATACGGTTATGGGGTGGCCGCCATCCTTTTCTTTCATTTTATGATCAATATCGGGATGACCATCGGTCTGGTTCCGGTAATCGGAATTCCGCTGCCGTTTTTCAGCTACGGCGGATCATCACTCTGGGCCTTTACCATTCTGTTATTTATTTTCATCAAGCAGGATGCCAACCGGAATGCCCTGCTTTAAATAATCTGCCTCATAAACCGCAATCCATCAAATATGCCCGAAACAGTACTGCAAGTCAATGACCTCAGCATCGCATTTCATGGCGAACATGGCTGTCAGCAGGCAGTACGTCAGGTTTCCCTTACGCTGAAGCGGGGCGAAACACTTGGCATTGTGGGAGAAAGCGGTTCCGGGAAATCGGTAACCTCCCTGGCTGTTATGCGATTGCTGCCTTCCGGGATCAGCAGGACAGACAATGGAAGCATTGTTTTTAACGGAAAATCCGGCGAGATCATCGAAATTCACAACCTCAGTGAAAAGGAGATGCTCCGGGTCAGGGGAAAAAAAATCGCCATGATTTTCCAGGAACCGATGACCTCGCTGAATCCGGTTATGCGTTGCGGCCGTCAGCTTACCGAAGCGGTGAGGATGCACCTGGGCTATGATAAAAAGAAAGCCAGGGATTATGTGATTTCCCTTTTCAGTGAAGTAATGCTCCCCGATCCTGAAAGGGCTTACCGGGCTTATCCCCACCAACTTTCAGGCGGTCAAAAGCAAAGGGTGATGATTGCAATGGCCATTGCCTGCAGACCGGAAATCCTGATTGCAGATGAACCCACCACCGCGCTCGATATGACGGTTCAGAAGGCCATACTCAGACTGCTGATTACGTTACAGCAGAAATACAATATGAGTATGATCTTCATCAGTCACGATCTTGGTGTTATATCCGAAATCGCCGGATCCGTTGCCGTGATGCAGGAGGGACAGATTGTTGAGTATGGCAGGGTCAGCGAGATTTTCAGCAAGCCGGAACACCCTTATACCCGCGGACTGATAGCCTGCCGCCCGCCACTCAATATCAGGCTGCGCAGACTCCCGGTTGTCAGCGACTATACTGAAACAAAGGAGGAATCAAAGGAAATCCGGCATCTGTTTTCCGCGGCAGTAACCGCTGAAGAACGCAGGTTGAATCACCTGAAACTTTATAAAAACGATCCCCTGCTGAAGGTCGAAAATCTCTCGGTACATTATCCATTGCCAAAACCAATTTTTAAAAAAGAACGAAGCTGGTTCAAAGCGGTGGATGATGTAAGTTTCAGTGTATACAGGGGCGAAACCCTCGGGCTGGCCGGCGAATCGGGCTGCGGGAAAACGACCCTCGGCCGGGCATTGCTCAGGCTGCTGGAACCAACCTCAGGAAGTATTACTTTCAAAGGAACAAACATTGCTGCCCTGAGCCGGAAAGAACTCAGGATGACAAGGAAAAATATGCAGATTATTTTCCAGGATCCCTACTCTTCTCTGAATCCAAGGATTACCGCAGGTGAAGCGATCATTGAACCATTGCTGGTGCATAAAATCATCAATAATGAAAAAGATGGAAAACCTAA
It includes:
- the rodA gene encoding rod shape-determining protein RodA encodes the protein MVRERNNVFNNIDWTLVIIYLVLVLMGWLNIYAAVYNEDHKSIFDLSQSYGKQMLWIITSLFIGLVILLTDARFFSTFAYLIYGITILSLIAVLLVGSEVSGSKSWFEIGGFRLQPAEFAKFATNLAIARFFSGQHINVKDFKTRIIPLILLGIPGLLILLQNDTGSALVYSSFILVLYRMGMSGNLLLAGALVVLIALSTLMVGHIYVSGLLVIMAGLLFAFMKRNRRNIINLLALLALGIGFTFSVEYVVENFLEEHQKTRINVLLGKELDLKGAGYNVNQSKIAIGSGGFLGKGYLNGTQTKYNFVPEQSTDFIFCTVGEEWGFVGSLVIIVLFLYFLTRIVNLAERQRSDFSRIYGYGVAAILFFHFMINIGMTIGLVPVIGIPLPFFSYGGSSLWAFTILLFIFIKQDANRNALL
- a CDS encoding ABC transporter ATP-binding protein — its product is MPETVLQVNDLSIAFHGEHGCQQAVRQVSLTLKRGETLGIVGESGSGKSVTSLAVMRLLPSGISRTDNGSIVFNGKSGEIIEIHNLSEKEMLRVRGKKIAMIFQEPMTSLNPVMRCGRQLTEAVRMHLGYDKKKARDYVISLFSEVMLPDPERAYRAYPHQLSGGQKQRVMIAMAIACRPEILIADEPTTALDMTVQKAILRLLITLQQKYNMSMIFISHDLGVISEIAGSVAVMQEGQIVEYGRVSEIFSKPEHPYTRGLIACRPPLNIRLRRLPVVSDYTETKEESKEIRHLFSAAVTAEERRLNHLKLYKNDPLLKVENLSVHYPLPKPIFKKERSWFKAVDDVSFSVYRGETLGLAGESGCGKTTLGRALLRLLEPTSGSITFKGTNIAALSRKELRMTRKNMQIIFQDPYSSLNPRITAGEAIIEPLLVHKIINNEKDGKPKVKDLLEKVGLKPEHYHRYPHQFSGGQRQRICIARALALNPEFIICDESVSALDVSVQAQVLNLLNDLKTDYGFTFIFISHDLSVVRFMSDRIMVMKEGKIIESGEADTLCEKPQKAYTRDLIAAIPGKAFNPAP